Part of the Tindallia californiensis genome is shown below.
ATAAGCCTGGAATTAGAAGGATACCATCAATTTTGGAATTCGGCCGAAAAAAAAGGATATTCAGGTACGGCTGTGTTTACAAAGACAGAGCCTTTGACGGTTCAATACGGTTTGGATATGGAAGCTTACGACGGGGAAGGTCGAGTGATTACCTTGGAGTATAACGACTACTATTTGGTGAATGTATATACACCGAACTCTCAACGGGAGCTAACCAGACTTGACTTCAGAATGGATTGGGAAAACGTCTTTCGGGAATACTTGAAATCGCTGGAAGCAAAAAAACCAGTCATTCTCTGTGGAGATTTGAATGTGGCACACCGGGAAATCGACTTGAAAAATCCAAAAACCAATCGAAGAAATGCTGGGTTTACGGACGAAGAAAGAGAGAAAATGACAACGCTTTTAAGCAGTGGTTTTATTGACACCTTCCGACACCTATACCCAGACTTAG
Proteins encoded:
- a CDS encoding exodeoxyribonuclease III, which produces MKLISWNVNGLRACVKKGFMDYFDREKADVFCVQETKLQPEQISLELEGYHQFWNSAEKKGYSGTAVFTKTEPLTVQYGLDMEAYDGEGRVITLEYNDYYLVNVYTPNSQRELTRLDFRMDWENVFREYLKSLEAKKPVILCGDLNVAHREIDLKNPKTNRRNAGFTDEEREKMTTLLSSGFIDTFRHLYPDLEGAYTWWSYMRQARERNAGWRIDYFLVSESLKQKIKKAEIHSEVMGSDHCPVLLEI